From one Nitrospinota bacterium genomic stretch:
- the uvrA gene encoding excinuclease ABC subunit UvrA, with amino-acid sequence MKHGTIIIQGAREHNLKNIDLELPRDKLIVFTGLSGSGKSSLAFDTIYAEGQRRYVESLSAYARQFLEQMEKPDIDLIEGLSPAISIEQKTTSKNPRSTVGTVTEIYDYLRILFARVGTVHCYSCGKAIESQTVSQIVDQLMLLKEGTRIHVMAPVVKDRKGEYKKELAALKSKGFVRARIDGKMHSLDEEITLEKTYKHSIDVVIDRLVIKPGLERRLADSAELALNMGEGFMAVSDEDNKKEFTFSQKFACVKCGISYPAVEPRMFSFNNPHGACQTCTGLGVKQVVTEDLVVPDKKLTLAEGAIKPWGDKTQHYHRAMLESLAEHYGFSWEETRWMDIPKETRKKILNGAGAEEIRFKYLKDGRKAYYIGEYEGVIPNLERRHKESESAWVREDIEQYMRTDPCHACNGARLRPEPLSVKIGGKNIVETTQLSIKNAVEYFDTLNLTPQQKIIAARLIKEIKERLGFMQNVGLEYLTLDRGSSTLSGGEGQRIRLATQIGSALVGVLYILDEPSIGLHQRDNDRLLATLVRLRDIGNTVIVVEHDKETINAADHVVDLGPGAGVHGGYVVAQGTPAEIRANPKSITGKYLSRKLEIETPVKRRKGNGLSLSIKGAEQNNLKNINVDIPLGAFTCVTGVSGSGKSTLIIDILYKQLAKEINQASEYPGKHKEIRGIEFIDKVIDIDQSPIGRTPRSNPATYTGLFTPIRDLYTQVPESKKRGYKAGRFSFNVAGGRCEACEGDGIIRIEMHFLPDVYVTCEVCHGRRFNRETLDIHYKGKTIAEVLEMPIEEALDFFGPIPAAKNKLQTLYDVGLGYIKLGQSATTLSGGEAQRVKLARELAKRSTGRTIYILDEPTTGLHFDDIKKLLEVLNRLVETGNTVLVIEHNLDVIKTADWVIDLGPEGGDRGGTIVTTGTPEQVAKVKESWTGKYLKEELRPRG; translated from the coding sequence ATGAAACATGGCACCATCATCATCCAGGGCGCGCGCGAGCACAACCTGAAAAACATCGACCTGGAGCTGCCCCGCGACAAGCTGATCGTTTTCACCGGGCTATCCGGGTCGGGCAAGTCGTCGCTCGCCTTCGACACCATTTACGCAGAGGGGCAGCGGCGCTATGTGGAATCGCTTTCCGCCTACGCCCGGCAGTTCCTCGAGCAGATGGAAAAACCCGACATCGACCTCATCGAGGGGCTTTCACCCGCGATCTCCATCGAGCAAAAGACCACCAGCAAGAATCCCCGCTCCACCGTCGGCACGGTGACGGAGATATACGATTACCTCCGCATCCTCTTCGCCCGCGTCGGCACGGTTCACTGCTACAGCTGCGGCAAGGCGATAGAATCGCAGACCGTATCGCAGATCGTGGACCAGCTCATGCTCCTGAAAGAGGGGACGCGCATACACGTGATGGCCCCGGTGGTGAAAGACCGCAAGGGGGAATACAAAAAAGAGCTGGCCGCCCTCAAATCGAAGGGGTTCGTCCGCGCCCGGATAGACGGAAAGATGCACTCGCTGGACGAGGAGATAACCCTCGAAAAGACCTACAAGCACTCCATCGACGTGGTGATAGACCGGCTGGTGATAAAACCCGGCCTTGAGCGGCGGCTGGCCGACAGCGCGGAACTGGCGCTGAACATGGGCGAAGGCTTCATGGCCGTGAGCGACGAGGACAACAAAAAGGAATTCACCTTCTCGCAAAAATTCGCCTGCGTGAAATGCGGCATCTCCTACCCGGCGGTGGAGCCGCGGATGTTCAGCTTCAACAACCCGCACGGCGCGTGCCAAACATGCACCGGGCTGGGCGTGAAACAGGTGGTCACCGAAGACCTCGTCGTCCCCGATAAAAAATTGACGCTCGCCGAAGGGGCCATCAAACCGTGGGGGGACAAAACCCAGCACTACCACCGCGCCATGCTCGAATCGCTGGCCGAGCACTACGGCTTCAGTTGGGAAGAAACCCGCTGGATGGACATCCCGAAAGAGACGCGCAAAAAAATACTCAACGGCGCGGGGGCGGAAGAGATCCGCTTCAAGTACCTCAAGGACGGGCGGAAAGCCTATTACATCGGCGAATACGAAGGGGTGATCCCCAACCTGGAACGCCGCCACAAAGAAAGCGAAAGCGCCTGGGTGCGCGAGGACATCGAACAGTACATGCGGACCGACCCCTGCCACGCCTGCAACGGCGCGCGGCTGCGGCCCGAACCGCTCTCGGTGAAAATCGGCGGCAAGAACATTGTCGAGACGACGCAGCTCTCCATCAAAAACGCGGTGGAGTACTTCGACACGCTCAACCTGACGCCGCAGCAAAAGATCATCGCCGCGCGCCTCATCAAAGAAATAAAAGAACGCCTCGGCTTCATGCAGAACGTCGGCCTCGAATACCTCACGCTCGACCGCGGCAGCAGCACCCTCTCCGGCGGCGAGGGGCAGCGGATACGGCTGGCAACCCAGATCGGCTCGGCCCTCGTCGGCGTGCTTTACATCCTGGACGAGCCGAGCATCGGCCTGCACCAGCGCGATAACGACCGGCTGCTCGCCACCCTCGTCCGCCTGCGCGACATCGGCAACACCGTCATCGTGGTGGAGCACGACAAAGAGACCATCAACGCCGCCGATCACGTTGTCGACCTCGGCCCCGGCGCGGGGGTTCACGGCGGCTATGTGGTGGCGCAGGGCACCCCCGCCGAGATACGGGCAAACCCCAAATCGATCACGGGAAAGTATCTTTCACGCAAGCTGGAAATCGAGACGCCCGTCAAACGCCGCAAAGGGAACGGCCTTTCCCTCTCCATCAAAGGGGCGGAGCAGAACAACCTCAAAAACATCAACGTCGATATTCCGCTCGGCGCGTTCACCTGCGTCACCGGCGTATCCGGCTCCGGCAAGAGCACGCTCATCATCGACATCCTTTACAAGCAACTGGCGAAGGAAATAAATCAGGCCAGCGAATATCCGGGCAAGCACAAGGAGATACGGGGCATCGAGTTCATCGACAAGGTGATCGACATCGACCAAAGCCCCATCGGCCGCACACCGCGCAGCAATCCGGCCACCTACACCGGCCTCTTCACCCCCATCCGCGATCTCTATACGCAGGTACCCGAAAGCAAAAAGAGGGGATACAAGGCGGGGCGCTTTTCCTTCAACGTGGCGGGGGGCCGCTGCGAGGCGTGCGAGGGGGACGGCATCATCCGCATCGAGATGCACTTTTTGCCCGACGTGTATGTGACCTGCGAGGTCTGCCACGGGCGGCGGTTCAACCGGGAAACGCTGGACATCCATTACAAGGGAAAGACCATCGCCGAGGTGCTGGAAATGCCCATCGAAGAGGCGCTCGATTTCTTCGGTCCGATACCGGCGGCCAAGAACAAGCTGCAAACGCTCTATGATGTCGGCCTCGGCTACATCAAGCTGGGGCAGAGCGCCACCACCCTGTCGGGCGGCGAGGCGCAGCGGGTGAAGCTGGCGCGCGAACTGGCGAAGCGGAGCACCGGCCGCACCATCTACATTCTGGACGAACCGACAACCGGCCTCCACTTTGACGACATAAAGAAGCTGCTGGAGGTGCTCAACCGGCTGGTCGAAACCGGCAACACCGTGTTGGTCATCGAGCACAACCTCGACGTGATAAAGACCGCCGACTGGGTGATCGACCTCGGCCCGGAAGGGGGCGACCGGGGCGGCACGATTGTAACCACCGGCACTCCCGAACAGGTGGCCAAAGTGAAGGAATCGTGGACCGGCAAATACCTGAAAGAGGAGCTGCGCCCCCGAGGATGA
- the glgA gene encoding glycogen synthase GlgA gives MGKKRGLNVLFAASEALPYAKTGGLGDVAGALPRALAEAGCTVAVLLPLYGGIDKSKLQKTAATITVMISGRPYIGTLYKKEVSPGVTFWFLHQPELYFSRPNIYGDQNGDYPDNDARFIFFNRALSEFPAAAGFRAEVVHVNDWHLGLAPLYLKLLPEGHPLRGVPSVFSIHNLAYQGLFPRESYPLTGLPEEYFSADGVEAWGKINFMKAGILFASAVTAVSPTYAKEILGKELGFGLEKALNQRKKSLTGILNGIDTETWNPAADKHLPASYSAKKMAGKAKCRAALLEKFGLPDAPGRAVIGIVSRMVEQKGFDLITAAEKDMMKLGITLIVLGAGQPKYEDNLRALAGKYPDRVGLMIGYDEDMAHLIEAGSDIFLMPSHFEPCGLNQMYSLRYGTVPVARATGGLADTVVNWQPAKKKGNGFSFKPATPQALLGAVKKAVKTFAGKKEWDRIVQNGMAEDHSWRTSAEQYLALYRTLV, from the coding sequence ATGGGGAAAAAGAGGGGGCTGAACGTTCTTTTTGCCGCGTCCGAGGCGCTCCCATACGCCAAAACCGGCGGGCTGGGGGATGTCGCCGGCGCGTTGCCGCGGGCGCTGGCCGAAGCCGGCTGCACCGTCGCCGTGCTGCTGCCGCTCTACGGCGGCATCGATAAAAGCAAACTGCAAAAAACCGCCGCCACGATCACCGTGATGATAAGCGGCCGCCCCTACATCGGCACGCTGTACAAAAAAGAGGTGTCTCCCGGCGTCACCTTCTGGTTCCTGCACCAGCCGGAACTGTATTTCAGCCGCCCCAACATCTACGGCGACCAGAACGGCGACTACCCGGATAACGACGCGCGCTTCATATTCTTCAACCGGGCGCTGTCCGAATTTCCCGCCGCCGCCGGTTTCCGCGCCGAGGTGGTGCATGTGAACGACTGGCACCTCGGGCTGGCGCCGCTTTACCTGAAGCTGCTGCCGGAAGGGCATCCGCTGCGCGGCGTGCCGAGCGTTTTTTCCATCCACAACCTCGCCTACCAGGGGCTGTTCCCCCGCGAGTCATATCCGCTCACCGGCCTGCCGGAAGAATATTTTTCGGCGGACGGGGTGGAGGCGTGGGGGAAAATCAATTTCATGAAGGCCGGCATCCTTTTCGCCAGCGCGGTGACGGCGGTAAGCCCCACATACGCAAAAGAGATTTTGGGCAAGGAACTCGGCTTCGGGCTGGAAAAGGCGCTGAACCAGCGGAAAAAATCGCTCACCGGCATCTTGAACGGCATCGACACCGAAACGTGGAACCCCGCCGCCGACAAGCATCTCCCCGCTTCCTACAGCGCGAAGAAGATGGCGGGGAAGGCGAAATGCCGCGCCGCCCTGCTGGAAAAATTCGGCCTGCCGGACGCGCCGGGGCGGGCGGTGATCGGCATCGTCTCGCGCATGGTGGAGCAGAAAGGGTTCGACCTCATCACCGCCGCCGAGAAGGATATGATGAAGCTCGGCATCACGCTGATCGTGCTCGGCGCGGGCCAGCCGAAATACGAGGACAACCTGCGGGCGCTGGCCGGCAAATATCCGGACCGCGTGGGCCTCATGATCGGCTACGACGAGGATATGGCCCACCTGATCGAGGCGGGAAGCGACATCTTCCTGATGCCGTCGCATTTCGAGCCGTGCGGGCTGAACCAGATGTATTCGCTGCGCTACGGCACGGTGCCGGTGGCGCGGGCCACCGGCGGCCTGGCCGACACGGTGGTGAACTGGCAGCCGGCGAAAAAGAAGGGCAACGGCTTCTCGTTCAAGCCCGCCACGCCGCAGGCGCTCCTCGGCGCGGTGAAGAAAGCGGTCAAGACCTTCGCCGGCAAAAAAGAATGGGATCGCATCGTCCAAAACGGCATGGCGGAAGACCACTCCTGGCGCACAAGCGCCGAACAGTATCTCGCGCTCTACCGCACGCTCGTCTGA
- a CDS encoding DUF2142 domain-containing protein produces the protein MAGIVIKRMGTAALLLAALGNALLFAGLVPLWQGPDEAAHFSYIQFIAEERAMPVYRPPYELYRTDLPEDVRQSRARLEADALAFHPGTIQSFLHGAPPPPVSGGRRVAADDYHNNALAYGPLYYLYGAAAYALCYGADVETRAYAVRFATALLIVPFAWFVYRFGRLLLRGHRKGLAFAAFVTLQPMVAHVFAIVNNDAMLITCAAGSFCFMARYFARGGVRHAVWGGVFAGAAAAAKSHGIFAVAALPLFVLARFAVTRRMPLRAAAYSLSAAVIVAGPWFAFSLNQYGSLFGVSGGAAAAGAPSAAAIAAPLFFRWPFTLFVSFFGNFGALDTPLPDRTAIALWYLHIAAFAAVAIAAAAVVARRSLRGGKGLFILCVTLVAGFDLMLALFFYGGMMDGGQGRYYFAVWPLMAAALFYALHTLLPRRLARPAMIGLALCMALLSICAAFHVALPRYYL, from the coding sequence ATGGCTGGCATTGTTATTAAACGGATGGGAACCGCCGCGCTGCTGCTGGCGGCGCTGGGCAACGCGCTGCTGTTCGCCGGCCTCGTGCCGCTGTGGCAGGGGCCGGACGAGGCGGCGCACTTTTCCTATATCCAGTTCATCGCGGAAGAACGGGCGATGCCGGTCTACCGCCCGCCGTACGAACTGTACCGCACCGACCTGCCGGAGGACGTCCGCCAAAGCCGCGCGCGGCTGGAAGCGGACGCGCTGGCGTTCCACCCGGGAACCATACAAAGCTTTTTGCACGGCGCGCCGCCGCCCCCCGTTTCCGGCGGACGCCGCGTGGCGGCGGACGATTACCACAACAACGCGCTCGCCTACGGCCCGCTCTACTACCTTTACGGCGCGGCGGCCTACGCGCTCTGTTACGGCGCCGATGTCGAAACGCGGGCCTACGCGGTACGCTTCGCCACCGCCCTGCTCATCGTCCCCTTTGCGTGGTTCGTTTACCGTTTCGGGCGGCTGCTGCTGCGGGGCCACCGGAAAGGGCTTGCCTTCGCCGCGTTCGTCACGTTGCAGCCGATGGTGGCGCATGTGTTCGCGATAGTGAATAACGACGCGATGCTGATTACCTGCGCCGCCGGTTCATTCTGCTTCATGGCGCGGTACTTCGCCCGCGGCGGCGTCCGGCATGCCGTGTGGGGGGGCGTGTTCGCCGGCGCGGCGGCGGCGGCGAAGAGCCACGGCATTTTCGCCGTTGCCGCGCTGCCGCTGTTCGTGCTGGCGCGTTTTGCGGTAACGCGGCGGATGCCGTTGCGGGCCGCGGCGTATTCCCTCAGCGCGGCGGTGATCGTAGCGGGGCCGTGGTTCGCCTTTTCACTCAATCAGTACGGCTCCCTGTTCGGCGTATCGGGCGGAGCCGCCGCGGCGGGCGCCCCTTCCGCCGCCGCGATTGCCGCCCCGCTCTTCTTTCGCTGGCCGTTCACGCTCTTCGTTTCGTTCTTCGGCAATTTCGGCGCGCTCGATACCCCGTTGCCGGACCGGACGGCCATCGCGCTGTGGTATCTGCATATCGCCGCGTTCGCGGCGGTTGCCATCGCGGCGGCGGCCGTCGTCGCGCGCCGCTCATTGCGCGGCGGAAAGGGGCTGTTCATTCTCTGCGTCACGCTGGTGGCGGGGTTTGACCTGATGCTGGCGCTCTTTTTTTACGGCGGCATGATGGACGGCGGGCAGGGGCGCTACTACTTCGCCGTGTGGCCGCTGATGGCGGCGGCGCTGTTTTACGCCCTGCACACGCTCCTGCCCCGGCGGCTGGCGCGCCCGGCGATGATCGGGCTGGCCCTTTGCATGGCGCTGCTTTCAATCTGCGCGGCGTTCCATGTGGCGCTGCCGAGGTACTATTTATGA
- a CDS encoding dephospho-CoA kinase, which produces MGQLTMPVIGLTGGIASGKSTALKVFKRLGAVAIDADSLARKAVAPGTPGWRAVKSRWGNKVFHKNGRLNRAALAAVIFKNPFERKALNAIVHPEVFRMEKELIAARQKRKKKAVIVVDAAVMLESGSHTWKDAVVVVAANEKEQLARLMRGGMKKPAALARIRAQMPLREKLKYADYVVENNGSLAACRKNAAAVFAQILSDYRR; this is translated from the coding sequence GTGGGACAACTGACCATGCCGGTCATCGGCCTCACCGGCGGCATCGCGTCGGGCAAGTCGACGGCGCTCAAGGTATTCAAACGGCTCGGCGCGGTTGCCATTGACGCCGACAGCCTCGCGCGCAAGGCGGTCGCCCCCGGCACGCCGGGCTGGCGCGCCGTCAAGTCGCGCTGGGGCAACAAGGTCTTCCATAAAAACGGGCGGCTCAACCGCGCGGCGCTCGCCGCCGTCATTTTCAAAAACCCGTTTGAGCGCAAGGCGCTCAACGCCATCGTCCACCCCGAGGTCTTCCGGATGGAAAAGGAGCTGATCGCCGCCCGCCAAAAGCGGAAGAAGAAGGCCGTCATCGTGGTGGACGCGGCGGTGATGCTGGAGAGCGGCTCGCACACGTGGAAAGACGCGGTGGTGGTGGTGGCGGCAAACGAAAAAGAGCAGTTGGCCCGCCTGATGCGCGGGGGGATGAAAAAGCCCGCCGCGCTGGCCCGCATCCGCGCGCAGATGCCGCTGCGCGAAAAACTGAAGTACGCCGATTACGTGGTGGAGAACAACGGCTCGCTGGCGGCGTGCCGCAAAAACGCCGCCGCCGTCTTCGCCCAAATCCTTAGCGATTACCGCCGTTAG
- the maf gene encoding septum formation protein Maf: MKPVAVVLGSSSPRRKEILGDMGIRFTVAHADIDESALPGEAVEQTALRLAREKARKISQLHPDALVIGADTLVALDGEMMGKPDDVPHAAAMLEKLSGKTHDVFTAVAFALRAEGREETALCRSQVTFKKLGAADIAAYAATGEPIGKAGAYAIQGKGAALIESYAGSRGNIVGLPAREVLRFFMAFGLERLPWDN; encoded by the coding sequence ATGAAACCGGTCGCGGTGGTGCTCGGCTCTTCCTCTCCCCGCCGCAAGGAAATCCTTGGCGACATGGGGATACGCTTTACCGTGGCGCACGCCGACATCGACGAATCGGCGCTGCCGGGGGAAGCGGTGGAGCAGACCGCGCTCCGGCTGGCGCGGGAAAAGGCCCGGAAGATATCCCAACTGCATCCCGATGCGCTGGTCATCGGGGCCGATACGCTGGTGGCGCTGGACGGGGAGATGATGGGGAAGCCGGACGACGTCCCGCACGCCGCGGCGATGCTGGAAAAACTGAGCGGCAAAACGCACGACGTATTCACGGCGGTCGCGTTCGCGCTCCGCGCCGAAGGGCGGGAAGAGACCGCGCTCTGCCGCTCGCAAGTGACGTTCAAAAAACTCGGCGCCGCCGACATCGCCGCCTATGCCGCCACCGGCGAACCGATAGGCAAGGCGGGGGCATACGCCATACAGGGCAAAGGGGCGGCGCTCATCGAAAGCTACGCGGGGTCGCGCGGCAACATCGTCGGCCTGCCGGCGCGCGAAGTGCTGCGCTTTTTCATGGCGTTCGGCCTCGAACGCCTGCCGTGGGACAACTGA
- the aroC gene encoding chorismate synthase, producing MNNSFGRLLRLTSWGESHGSAIGGVLDGVPAGIALAEADLQKELDRRKPGQSRVSTQRKEPDAVKILSGVFEGRTTGAPIGFIIENVDRNAGHYDAIKNIWRPGHADYTLDAKYDIRDYRGGGRSSARETAVRVAAGAIARKIIPEIWITGYTVQIGGIKIENFDETEIENNIVRAPDAAAAAKMIALIDEVRKEGDSVGGIVEIIAENAPPGLGAPVYGKLNADIAAAMMGINAVKGVEIGSGFKCASMRGSLHNDPIELNGDGKVVFRTNNAGGILGGISNGDTIVVRIAVKPTPSILKEQDAVDKNGFSRKVSVEGRHDPCICPRAVPVAEAMMALVLADHALLNRAAKI from the coding sequence ATGAACAACAGTTTTGGACGGCTATTGCGCCTGACGAGCTGGGGGGAATCGCACGGCTCCGCCATCGGCGGGGTGTTGGACGGCGTGCCGGCGGGAATCGCGCTGGCCGAAGCCGACCTGCAAAAGGAGCTTGACCGCCGCAAGCCGGGGCAGAGCCGCGTCAGCACGCAGCGGAAGGAGCCGGATGCCGTGAAGATACTCTCCGGGGTCTTTGAAGGGCGCACCACCGGCGCCCCCATCGGCTTCATCATCGAAAACGTGGACAGGAACGCCGGGCACTACGACGCCATCAAAAACATCTGGCGGCCCGGCCACGCCGATTACACCCTCGACGCGAAGTACGATATCCGCGATTACCGCGGCGGCGGGCGGAGCAGCGCGCGTGAAACGGCGGTGCGCGTGGCGGCGGGGGCCATCGCCCGCAAGATCATCCCGGAGATATGGATCACCGGGTACACCGTCCAGATAGGCGGCATCAAAATAGAAAATTTCGATGAGACCGAAATCGAGAACAACATCGTCCGCGCGCCGGACGCGGCGGCCGCCGCGAAGATGATCGCGCTGATAGACGAAGTGCGGAAAGAAGGGGATTCCGTCGGCGGCATCGTGGAGATCATCGCCGAAAACGCGCCGCCGGGGCTGGGCGCGCCGGTGTACGGCAAGCTGAACGCCGATATCGCCGCCGCGATGATGGGCATCAACGCGGTGAAAGGGGTGGAGATCGGCAGCGGCTTCAAATGCGCCTCGATGCGCGGAAGCCTGCATAACGACCCGATTGAGTTGAACGGCGACGGCAAAGTTGTTTTCCGCACCAACAACGCGGGGGGCATCCTCGGCGGCATTTCCAACGGCGATACCATCGTCGTCCGCATCGCGGTCAAGCCGACCCCCTCGATACTCAAGGAGCAGGACGCCGTCGACAAAAACGGGTTCAGCCGCAAAGTGAGCGTGGAGGGGCGTCACGACCCCTGCATCTGCCCCCGCGCGGTGCCGGTGGCGGAAGCGATGATGGCGCTGGTGCTGGCCGACCACGCCCTGCTGAACCGGGCGGCGAAAATCTAA
- a CDS encoding dephospho-CoA kinase: protein MKKKYDRIVLAGFKGSGKSSVGKRLAKQCGFTFVDVDAVIEAAHAKGGRKSGVRAIFKKHGREYFLKMEGNALKKTARMKKVVVSLGGASPLNPAFSKALFKNARFVYLKAKRNVLFARIVEKGIPPFFDRENPRRTFNTLYKQRTPVYGKIADITVENSGARTPGEVAAQIMHRMEGEQ from the coding sequence ATGAAGAAGAAATACGACAGGATTGTGCTGGCCGGCTTCAAGGGGAGCGGCAAGAGCAGCGTGGGGAAGCGGCTGGCGAAACAGTGCGGCTTCACCTTCGTCGATGTCGACGCGGTGATAGAGGCCGCCCACGCCAAAGGGGGGCGGAAAAGCGGCGTGCGCGCCATTTTCAAGAAGCACGGGCGGGAGTATTTTCTGAAAATGGAAGGAAACGCGCTGAAAAAAACCGCGCGGATGAAGAAGGTGGTGGTCTCGCTCGGCGGCGCGTCGCCGCTGAACCCCGCGTTCAGCAAGGCGCTGTTCAAGAACGCCCGCTTCGTATACCTGAAAGCGAAGCGGAACGTGCTTTTCGCGCGGATCGTGGAGAAAGGGATACCGCCGTTTTTCGACAGGGAGAATCCGCGCCGCACGTTCAACACGCTTTATAAACAGCGGACGCCGGTGTACGGAAAAATCGCCGATATCACCGTGGAGAACAGCGGCGCGCGGACGCCCGGCGAAGTGGCCGCGCAAATCATGCACAGGATGGAGGGGGAACAATGA
- a CDS encoding glycosyltransferase family 39 protein has translation MNIRQKVFWTIASFTALRLAASGSFELALDEGYYWVWSRHLSLSYYDHPPMVAVTIWLTTLFGNGEFFVRLGSVLGAAASSWLLFRLTVKLSGDEKAGLAAVWIANLALIFCAGGLIISPDTPLVPFYLLALLLFLDATEHEERAPLRWCAAGAAVGLAMLSKYTAVFFFPGAFLYLFLTPRRRHWLLRPHPYLAALAAFIVFSPVIVWNAQNHWASFAFQGRHGLAASEESGLKHFLDFIGMQAAAWSIGLFFFLVAGALRLLKDGFATHLPPEDKEPHLFLFAFALPTLGFFTLNSFRATVEGNWPILGFLPLLAQAGIMAEKWDRSRAQILWRGSIALAALLVALFHVQIVDPIIPHPKRFEISRRIYGWKQLAAAIDDERKNFDATFVIGDRFQTATLMTFYTSPHLTPYMFGPGNATRFMYQPPPDTLTGKNAFYLAELSRDESARLNGVFERVEKAREIEIIRRGELIRRFALYRCYNYRSGLNGL, from the coding sequence GTGAATATCCGCCAAAAAGTTTTCTGGACCATCGCCAGCTTCACCGCGCTCCGCCTCGCCGCGTCCGGCTCGTTCGAACTGGCGCTGGACGAGGGCTACTACTGGGTCTGGAGCCGCCATCTTTCTTTAAGCTACTACGACCACCCGCCGATGGTGGCGGTGACGATCTGGCTCACCACGCTGTTCGGCAACGGCGAATTTTTCGTCCGGCTCGGCAGCGTGCTGGGGGCGGCGGCCAGTTCGTGGCTCCTCTTCCGCCTCACGGTAAAACTTTCCGGCGATGAAAAAGCGGGCCTTGCCGCCGTCTGGATAGCCAACCTCGCGCTCATCTTCTGCGCGGGGGGGCTCATCATCTCTCCCGACACACCGCTGGTGCCGTTCTACCTCCTTGCGCTGCTGCTTTTCCTCGACGCCACGGAGCACGAAGAGCGCGCGCCGCTCCGCTGGTGCGCGGCGGGGGCGGCGGTGGGGCTGGCCATGCTTTCCAAATACACCGCCGTATTTTTTTTCCCCGGCGCATTCCTCTATCTTTTCCTTACGCCGCGGCGGCGGCACTGGCTGCTGAGGCCGCACCCATACCTCGCCGCGCTGGCCGCCTTCATCGTCTTCAGCCCGGTCATCGTCTGGAACGCCCAAAACCATTGGGCCTCGTTCGCTTTTCAGGGGCGGCACGGGCTGGCGGCTTCCGAAGAATCCGGCCTGAAACATTTCCTCGATTTCATCGGGATGCAGGCGGCGGCCTGGTCCATCGGCCTTTTTTTCTTCCTTGTCGCCGGGGCGCTCCGCCTGCTGAAAGACGGCTTCGCCACGCACCTGCCGCCGGAGGACAAGGAGCCGCATCTGTTTCTCTTCGCCTTCGCGCTGCCGACGCTCGGCTTTTTCACCTTGAATTCGTTCCGCGCCACGGTGGAGGGAAACTGGCCGATTCTCGGTTTCCTGCCGCTGCTGGCGCAGGCCGGCATAATGGCGGAAAAATGGGACCGTTCGCGTGCGCAAATACTCTGGCGCGGCTCCATCGCGCTGGCGGCGCTGCTGGTGGCGCTCTTCCATGTGCAGATCGTCGATCCCATCATCCCGCACCCGAAGCGGTTCGAGATCAGCCGCCGCATTTACGGGTGGAAACAGCTCGCCGCCGCCATCGACGATGAGCGGAAAAACTTCGATGCCACATTCGTCATCGGCGACCGCTTTCAGACCGCCACGCTCATGACCTTTTACACCAGCCCGCACCTGACGCCGTATATGTTCGGGCCGGGGAACGCCACCCGCTTCATGTACCAGCCGCCGCCGGATACCCTGACGGGCAAAAACGCCTTTTACCTGGCCGAACTCTCGCGCGACGAGAGCGCGCGGCTGAACGGCGTGTTCGAGCGGGTGGAAAAGGCGCGGGAGATCGAAATCATCCGGCGCGGCGAGCTGATACGCCGTTTTGCCCTTTACCGGTGCTACAATTACCGGAGCGGACTGAACGGATTATGA
- a CDS encoding SH3 domain-containing protein, whose product MRIVRYALAFMVFLASAAHAESVMVNNKESKIRSGPATGYTVLWRPRMYTPFEVLAKYETWYAVRDVEGDVGWIHDSGIGKDNAAIVTAEIVSVYESADTNSRVLYQAPKNYTFKIAESKEGWHKVTDPDGETGWIADKGIWKGEKQAEKKSETKADVKADKKSEKKGEGKSKKKSAKHAKSDKKKSDK is encoded by the coding sequence ATGAGAATTGTTCGTTACGCGCTCGCGTTCATGGTGTTCCTCGCATCCGCCGCGCATGCGGAATCGGTGATGGTCAACAACAAGGAATCGAAAATCCGCAGCGGCCCCGCCACCGGCTACACGGTGCTCTGGCGCCCCCGGATGTACACCCCCTTCGAGGTGCTGGCGAAATACGAAACATGGTACGCCGTGCGCGACGTGGAAGGGGACGTGGGCTGGATACACGACTCCGGCATCGGCAAAGACAACGCCGCCATCGTCACCGCCGAGATCGTCAGCGTGTATGAATCGGCCGATACCAACAGCCGCGTGCTCTACCAGGCCCCGAAAAACTACACCTTCAAGATCGCGGAATCGAAGGAAGGGTGGCACAAAGTGACCGACCCGGACGGCGAGACCGGCTGGATAGCCGACAAGGGAATTTGGAAGGGCGAAAAGCAGGCCGAGAAAAAAAGCGAAACCAAGGCCGACGTGAAAGCCGATAAAAAATCGGAGAAAAAAGGCGAGGGGAAATCCAAAAAGAAATCCGCCAAACACGCCAAGTCCGACAAAAAGAAAAGCGATAAATAA